One window from the genome of Pedococcus badiiscoriae encodes:
- a CDS encoding ABC transporter substrate-binding protein codes for MRIVSLLPSTTEILFGVGAGDQVVGVTFECDTPVEARTRTIVSTTAIPEGLSPRDIDAFVTRAMVAGEDLYHLDAGALGALDADLVVTQDLCAVCAVDVSVVDDALAYLGCRAEVLTIDPHTIEEVLDSVTTLGGATGCEAAASRLVTSLRERLYAVEKAVQGAPRPRALVLEWTDPAFAPGHWVPEMVTAAGGLSTLGTPGEKSVRVTWDEVRDSAPDVIVCAPCGYDLEGSVALARKAIDDGELPSGIPVWAVDANASFARPGPRLVDGVEALAGILHPDAAQPPRPDMARRLR; via the coding sequence ATGCGCATCGTGTCCCTGCTCCCCTCGACGACGGAGATCCTGTTCGGGGTGGGAGCGGGCGACCAGGTCGTCGGGGTCACCTTCGAGTGCGACACCCCGGTCGAGGCGCGCACCCGCACGATCGTCTCGACGACGGCGATCCCCGAAGGCCTGTCCCCCCGGGACATCGACGCCTTCGTGACCCGGGCGATGGTCGCCGGTGAAGACCTCTACCACCTCGACGCCGGAGCCCTGGGCGCCCTGGACGCGGACCTCGTCGTCACCCAGGACCTGTGCGCCGTCTGCGCCGTGGACGTGTCCGTCGTCGACGACGCGCTGGCCTACCTCGGGTGCCGGGCCGAGGTGCTGACGATCGACCCGCACACGATCGAGGAGGTCCTCGACTCGGTCACCACCCTCGGCGGGGCCACCGGCTGCGAGGCCGCCGCCAGCCGCCTCGTGACGAGCCTGCGCGAGCGCCTGTATGCCGTGGAGAAGGCGGTGCAGGGCGCGCCCCGCCCGCGGGCGCTGGTCCTGGAGTGGACCGACCCCGCCTTCGCCCCGGGGCACTGGGTGCCCGAGATGGTGACCGCAGCGGGTGGCCTCAGCACGCTCGGCACGCCCGGCGAGAAGTCGGTCCGCGTCACGTGGGACGAGGTCCGGGACAGCGCCCCCGACGTCATCGTGTGTGCACCCTGCGGCTACGACCTCGAGGGCTCGGTGGCGTTGGCCCGCAAGGCGATCGACGACGGCGAGCTGCCGTCCGGCATACCGGTCTGGGCCGTCGACGCCAACGCGAGCTTCGCCCGCCCGGGTCCCCGCCTCGTCGACGGCGTCGAGGCGCTGGCCGGCATCCTGCACCCGGACGCGGCGCAGCCGCCGCGCCCGGACATGGCACGGCGGCTGCGGTAG